Part of the Engystomops pustulosus chromosome 4, aEngPut4.maternal, whole genome shotgun sequence genome is shown below.
TAGGAGCAAATaacagaagaaaagaaaaagacagaCGACAGCTTTCCAGTTTAGGCACTACAAACAGAAGAGgtcaaaaacaaagtaaaaacgaGGTAGCCGGCCATAAGGAATACCATGAAGCCCCCGTCTGCGGGGAGGGGGATGGGTGGGAATGTGTCGGATAAAAGTTTCTTTACTGGAAAGTTCCATCTACTTACAAaacaaacatagaaaaaaaatatagtcTAAAAGTTTCAGAAATGTTACGGGTGCAGCTCCCCCCATTAACCCTTCCTTGTGCTGGAGGTTGGCGTGGGTTACCTACTACCCGCTATGACCCCGGCCGAGGCTTCTATCACTAGTATTAGGTTTCCTGCTACTTCTGAGCGCCCCCTCATTTACATGTCACAAATTTATAGGGTCACATGTAAATGAGGAGGAGCAGAGGTAGCAAAAGTAATTCGGCAGCCTAAAATATGCCGACCCCGTGAGAAGTAGGGACCGGAGCACAGTGGTCCCTGCTGCCCGTGGGGATCACAATAGTTTAGCGCACACTAGCACCATGATGGGTACGGTTAGCAGGTGACCCATGCCACACAGCGGGGAGCTCCTTCCAATACCATTGGTAGCCCAGCTCTTGCGGCCCTCTCAGGCAGTATAACGCATCAGTCCTACAAGTCTCTGTGGTGGCACGGAGCTGGGCACGGCGGCCCTCACCTGACTTTCTCACTTTCGGTCATCTGCCAGAGCCCCAGGTTGAGCACTTTGAGGCAAGGCAGCTGCGTGATGCGCTCCAGTCCCCTCTTGGTGATGCGGGTGCACCCGTACAGGTCGATGCCAGTCAGCTGCACCAGGTGCTCGGCTATGAGCTCCAGGCTCTTGTCGGTGATGCGGACACACTGTCCGATGTTCAGGGTCCTCAGGGCGTGCATCTGCCGCACCATGCGGTTGATGCCGTCGTCGCTGATGTGACAGGAGCAGAGGGACAGGGACTTGAGTCCGTACAAGCCTTGGGCGATGTAGGCCAGGCTCTGGTCGCCCACTTTATCACAGAAGGAGACGTCCAGGCCGGTGAGTCGCAGGAAGCTGCCCATGGCCAGGTGCATGATGCCCGTGTCGCTGATGTTGTCGCAGCTGCGGAGGTTGAGGCTCTTGAGTCCGCGCATGTGGGACAGGTGCAGCAGCCCGGCGTCCGAGATGCCTCCGCAGAAGCTGAGGTTGAGCACGCGGAGCCCCTGCAGCCCCCGGGAGATGTGCTTGAGGGCCAGGTCGGTGAGTTTCTGGCAGTCCTGCAGGGTGAGCTGCTCCAGGCTCAGGCAGCCCTCGGCGGCGCTGCGGGTCATGCCGGCCAGGTGGCCGATGCCCACGTCAGAGACGTGGCGGCAGCTGCGCAGGTTGAGGCTCTTGAGGCCGTGCAGCCCCCAGGCGATGAGCAGGAGCCCCGTGTTGGTGATGTTGGAGCAGCCCCCCAGCTCCAGCACCTCCAGGCGCTTGAGGTACTGGGCGATGCGGCCCAGGCTGCTGTCCGTGATCTGCTTGCACAGGCTCAGGTTGAGGGCCCGCAGGGAGGGGATCTCCTGCACGAAGGCGTGGCCCAGCCCGTTGTCCGTCAGGTTGTAGCAGCCGCTCAGGTTCAGGCTCTGGATGTCGGGCAGGCCCTGGATGACGTAGCTCAGGGAGCGGCGCAGGCTGAGGATCTGCACCCGCCGGATGCCGCGCGCCTGCAGGCTCGGGAAGAGCGACGGGTTGGCGCGGCGGAGGTGCAGCTTGGCCTCGGTGCCCCGCCACACCGACTTGTGGTAGGCCGCGTCCCGCCAGGCCGCACACACCTGCGCCGCGCGGCCCTTGTCGCGGACGTCCAGGTAGCTGAAGATCATGGCGAGCAGCTCCGGGAACAGGCACGAGACGTGGCTCTCCATCCTGCCGGCATAGCCTCCGGGACTAGGCCGCGGCCTGGGGGGTGcgcgctctctcctctctcagcggGCGCTCTCCTCAGGGCGCGCTCCCGCTCTCCTCCGCATGGCGGCGCCCCGGCATCTCCCGCTGCTCTCGCCTTCTCTCTCGCTCTCCGGTCTCTCAGCGGAATACAGCAGCAGCCGCCGGCCGGAGCCCTGACTGGACCGTTAATACGCGACGTGCTCGATGCTGACGTCGTTTACGTGCGCGCTGCCGTCTTCGTAACAGAACGCCGTGTGCGCAGGCGCCGGGGGCGGGGCTGGGAAAACTGTCTGCCGCACTGCGCAGGCGCCGGCCCCGGCGCGCTCGGGAGCTTGTGGGGAGGCGGGGCCTGAGGCTTCTTTGTCTCAGCGCAGGAGGAATGTTACCATAGTGACCGCCCCCTCCTGCTCCGGCTCTCCGCCTCCTTCCTGATTAACCCTCTCAGGGGCGGATATCTTATACAGACACCGGAGTGTGACAGGAGGGACGGggggacagaggggggggggacagagggaCTGTAGAAGGAGAGATAAAAGGGACCAGGAGGAGGGGACATATAGGGGACCAGGGGGAGCAACAGAGggacagaagaagaggggaggccaagaggagcaacagagggacagaagaagaggggaggccaggaggagcaacagagggacagaagaagaggggaggccaggaggagcaacagagggacagaagaagaggggaggccaggaggagcaacagagggacagaagaagaggggaggccaggaggagcaacagagggacagaagaagaggggaggccaggaggagcaacagaagaagaggggaggccaagaggagcaacagagggacagaagaagaggggagGCTAGGGGGAGCAACAGAGggacagaagaagaggggaggccaagaggagcaacagagggacagaagaagaggggaggccaggaggagcaacagaAGAAGAGGGGAGGCCAAGAGGAGCAACAGAAGAAGAGGGGAGGCCAAGAGGAGCAACAGAGggacagaagaagaggggaggccaagaggagcaacagagggacagaagaagaggggagGCCAGGGGGAGCAACAGAGggacagaagaagaggggagGCCAGGGGGAGCAACAGAGggacagaagaagaggggaggccaggaggagcaacagagggacagaagaagaggggaggccaggaggagcaacagagggacagaagaagaggggaggccaggaggagcaacagagggacagaagaagaggggaggccaggaggagcaacagagggacagaagaagagggg
Proteins encoded:
- the FBXL14 gene encoding F-box/LRR-repeat protein 14, whose amino-acid sequence is MESHVSCLFPELLAMIFSYLDVRDKGRAAQVCAAWRDAAYHKSVWRGTEAKLHLRRANPSLFPSLQARGIRRVQILSLRRSLSYVIQGLPDIQSLNLSGCYNLTDNGLGHAFVQEIPSLRALNLSLCKQITDSSLGRIAQYLKRLEVLELGGCSNITNTGLLLIAWGLHGLKSLNLRSCRHVSDVGIGHLAGMTRSAAEGCLSLEQLTLQDCQKLTDLALKHISRGLQGLRVLNLSFCGGISDAGLLHLSHMRGLKSLNLRSCDNISDTGIMHLAMGSFLRLTGLDVSFCDKVGDQSLAYIAQGLYGLKSLSLCSCHISDDGINRMVRQMHALRTLNIGQCVRITDKSLELIAEHLVQLTGIDLYGCTRITKRGLERITQLPCLKVLNLGLWQMTESEKVR